Proteins from a genomic interval of Streptomyces sp. NBC_00820:
- a CDS encoding ABC transporter permease, giving the protein MTTLTETPQSTDPASARPAYRVTGRRVLASEWAKLWSLRSTWITLGLGLLFLVAFGLIASARYRSGYGSGRLQGDFARATGVSLSLFGTNIAQLALGVLGVLVMAGEYSTGMIRSTLAAVPRRLPVLWSKAAAFGAVAFVLGVLGAFVAFLIGGRILSGTPAAMGLSHPGVVRALFGAGLYLGLVGVIGTALGALVRSVAGGISLLVATLMLIPGLASLLPSSWQDDFDPYLPSNAGQSMFALTHDATTLSPGAGLLVFLGWTALALACAAYRLVRDDA; this is encoded by the coding sequence ATGACCACCCTCACCGAGACCCCGCAGTCCACCGACCCCGCCTCCGCCCGTCCTGCCTACCGGGTCACCGGACGGCGCGTACTGGCCTCCGAGTGGGCCAAACTGTGGTCCCTGCGCTCGACATGGATCACCCTGGGCCTGGGCCTGCTGTTCCTCGTCGCGTTCGGGCTCATCGCCTCCGCCCGGTACCGGTCCGGCTACGGATCGGGCCGCCTGCAGGGCGACTTCGCCCGCGCCACCGGTGTGAGCCTGTCCCTCTTCGGCACGAACATCGCCCAACTGGCCCTCGGCGTCCTGGGCGTGCTGGTCATGGCGGGGGAGTACTCCACCGGCATGATCCGTTCCACCCTGGCGGCCGTGCCGCGCCGGCTGCCCGTACTGTGGTCGAAGGCGGCGGCGTTCGGAGCCGTCGCGTTCGTGCTGGGCGTCCTCGGCGCGTTCGTCGCCTTCCTGATCGGGGGCAGGATCCTCTCCGGCACACCCGCGGCCATGGGCCTCTCCCACCCGGGCGTCGTCCGCGCCCTGTTCGGCGCCGGGCTCTACCTCGGCCTGGTCGGCGTGATCGGTACGGCGCTCGGCGCGCTGGTGCGGTCCGTGGCCGGCGGGATCTCGCTGCTGGTCGCCACCCTGATGCTGATCCCGGGACTGGCCTCGCTGCTGCCCAGCTCCTGGCAGGACGACTTCGACCCCTACCTGCCGAGCAACGCCGGCCAGTCCATGTTCGCCCTGACCCACGACGCCACCACCCTGTCACCCGGCGCGGGACTGCTCGTCTTCCTCGGCTGGACGGCGCTGGCGCTCGCGTGCGCGGCGTACCGGCTGGTGCGCGACGACGCCTGA
- a CDS encoding ATP-binding cassette domain-containing protein: MIEAHQLTKRYGEKTAVDRLDFVVKPGTVTGFLGPNGAGKSTTMRMIIGLDAPTHGSVLVNGRRYARHQAPLQEVGALLEARSIHPGRSAHHHLRALALTHGIPRRRVDEVVELAGLGSVAGKRAGAFSLGMGQRLGIAAALLGDPQTVMLDEPVNGLDPEGVLWIRELLTSLAAEGRTVFVSSHLMSEVALVADHLIIVGRGRLLADTTVRDLVRDAGGDTVKVATQDPARLREVLAGPGVSVTGRVGSEELQVTGVTAREIGLRAAEHGIPLFELGSRAVSLEQAFMELTRESVEYHGSTTARETTETPEPLGRPA, encoded by the coding sequence GTGATCGAGGCACACCAGCTGACCAAGCGGTACGGGGAGAAGACGGCCGTCGACCGGCTGGACTTCGTCGTGAAGCCGGGCACGGTGACCGGCTTCCTCGGGCCCAACGGCGCCGGCAAGTCCACCACCATGCGCATGATCATCGGGCTCGACGCACCGACCCACGGCTCCGTGCTGGTCAACGGCCGGCGCTACGCCCGCCACCAGGCCCCCCTCCAGGAGGTCGGGGCCCTCCTGGAGGCCAGGTCGATCCACCCCGGCCGCTCCGCCCACCACCACCTCAGGGCCCTCGCGCTCACCCACGGCATCCCCCGGCGCCGGGTCGACGAGGTCGTCGAACTCGCCGGACTGGGCAGCGTGGCCGGAAAGCGGGCCGGAGCCTTCTCCCTCGGCATGGGGCAGCGGCTCGGCATCGCGGCGGCGCTGCTCGGCGATCCGCAGACGGTGATGCTCGACGAACCCGTCAACGGACTCGACCCCGAGGGCGTGCTGTGGATCCGCGAGTTGCTGACCTCGCTCGCGGCCGAGGGGCGCACGGTGTTCGTATCCTCGCATCTGATGAGCGAGGTCGCCCTCGTCGCGGATCACTTGATCATCGTCGGGCGGGGCCGGCTGCTGGCCGACACGACCGTGCGCGACCTCGTCCGCGACGCGGGCGGCGACACCGTCAAGGTGGCGACACAGGACCCGGCGCGCCTGCGCGAGGTCCTGGCCGGACCGGGCGTCTCCGTCACCGGCCGCGTCGGCTCCGAGGAACTGCAGGTGACCGGGGTGACCGCCCGCGAGATCGGACTGCGGGCCGCCGAGCACGGCATCCCGCTCTTCGAACTCGGATCACGCGCGGTGTCCCTGGAACAGGCCTTCATGGAACTGACCAGAGAGTCCGTGGAATACCACGGCTCCACCACCGCCCGTGAGACCACGGAAACCCCCGAGCCCCTGGGGAGGCCGGCATGA
- a CDS encoding SDR family NAD(P)-dependent oxidoreductase yields MHIDLAGRTALVTGSTQGIGAAIAAGLARSGARVGVNGRDEGRVAESVRRLAEAVPGADLVPVVADVASEDGARRVTDALPHVDILINNLGIFGAADPLEISDAEWRRYFEVNVLSAVRMTRMYLPGMMERDWGRIQYISSESAIAIPEEMIQYGMSKTAMLALDRGFAKKAAGTGVTVNSVIVGPTHTAGVEDFVYELVDRDLPWDEAQRVFMREHRPQSLLRRLIEPEEVANMVVYLSSDQASATTGGALRVDGGCVDAILP; encoded by the coding sequence ATGCACATCGATCTGGCAGGACGCACCGCCCTCGTCACCGGTTCCACCCAGGGCATCGGCGCGGCCATCGCCGCCGGACTCGCCCGCTCCGGCGCCCGCGTCGGCGTCAACGGGCGCGACGAGGGGCGGGTGGCCGAGAGCGTCCGGCGGCTGGCCGAGGCGGTACCCGGAGCCGACCTGGTCCCGGTGGTGGCGGACGTGGCGAGCGAGGACGGAGCCCGCCGGGTGACGGACGCGCTCCCGCACGTGGACATCCTCATCAACAACCTCGGCATCTTCGGCGCCGCCGACCCGCTGGAGATCTCCGACGCGGAGTGGCGGCGCTACTTCGAGGTCAACGTCCTGTCCGCCGTACGCATGACCCGGATGTACCTGCCGGGGATGATGGAGCGCGACTGGGGGCGGATCCAGTACATCTCCAGCGAATCGGCGATCGCCATCCCCGAGGAGATGATCCAGTACGGGATGTCGAAGACCGCGATGCTCGCGCTGGACCGCGGATTCGCCAAGAAGGCGGCCGGTACCGGCGTGACGGTGAACAGCGTCATCGTCGGACCCACCCACACCGCGGGGGTCGAGGACTTCGTCTACGAACTCGTCGACCGGGACCTGCCCTGGGACGAGGCCCAGCGGGTCTTCATGCGCGAGCACCGCCCGCAGTCCCTGCTGCGACGGCTCATCGAGCCGGAAGAGGTCGCCAACATGGTCGTCTACCTCAGCTCCGACCAGGCGTCCGCCACCACCGGGGGAGCCCTGCGCGTCGACGGGGGATGCGTCGACGCGATCCTGCCCTGA
- a CDS encoding phospholipase D-like domain-containing protein, translating to MSLVQAPEAAAADTGSHAFFSSPSNPNAIKNQLLDLTNRTAVGADIHVAMYIFNDLDIAQALENAADRGVHVKVVVDHISAESDAHYVPFKELQNHIGSSITAASYAVACPEHRGCIGDNSNLQSINHNKIFLFSQLTDGTSDVVVQSSENLDARASAGGFGAWNSALQMNGNAGLYNGYASYLGDLAAMHPNNNYYTTLTSGNAKAYFFPEASVNSDWPSEPDTDAVINRLHGVVCKGNDPGFGTSDGRTVVRVGMNLFSRYEIAKTLQDLDEAGCWVEVLYQLPKHYRGTGEDAAPVEYGKVTDELTASFNAYNGPVVHTYPESANYATPFHSKFLLVKGGYDDGSGKVNNRKILWTGSHNYTFNSLRYSDEAFVKLEDPAVFDDYENFFKSALPGATCTWIEGSWSAAGCN from the coding sequence ATGTCGCTGGTCCAGGCTCCCGAGGCCGCTGCGGCCGACACCGGGTCTCACGCCTTCTTCAGTTCACCGTCGAACCCGAACGCGATCAAGAACCAGCTTCTTGACCTCACCAACCGCACCGCGGTCGGAGCCGACATCCACGTCGCGATGTACATCTTCAACGACCTGGACATCGCCCAGGCTCTGGAGAACGCGGCCGACCGCGGGGTGCACGTCAAGGTCGTCGTGGACCACATATCCGCCGAGTCGGACGCCCACTACGTGCCCTTCAAGGAGCTCCAGAACCACATCGGTTCATCCATCACGGCAGCTTCCTACGCCGTGGCGTGTCCGGAGCACCGGGGTTGCATCGGCGACAACAGCAACCTGCAGTCCATCAACCACAACAAGATATTCCTCTTCTCGCAGCTGACGGACGGCACCTCTGACGTCGTCGTACAGTCCTCCGAGAACCTGGACGCCCGCGCCAGCGCCGGCGGCTTCGGGGCCTGGAACAGCGCACTGCAGATGAACGGCAACGCCGGTCTGTACAACGGGTACGCCTCCTACCTCGGCGACCTGGCGGCGATGCACCCCAACAACAACTACTACACGACATTGACGTCGGGGAATGCCAAGGCCTACTTCTTCCCCGAAGCGTCCGTGAACTCCGACTGGCCCTCCGAACCGGACACCGACGCGGTGATCAACCGGCTCCACGGGGTGGTCTGCAAAGGCAACGACCCTGGTTTCGGTACCAGTGACGGCCGTACCGTCGTACGCGTCGGAATGAACCTCTTCAGCCGCTACGAGATCGCCAAAACGCTGCAGGACCTCGACGAGGCCGGCTGCTGGGTGGAGGTCCTGTACCAGCTGCCCAAGCATTACCGGGGCACTGGAGAGGACGCGGCCCCCGTGGAATACGGGAAGGTGACCGACGAACTCACGGCGTCCTTCAACGCCTACAACGGCCCCGTGGTGCACACCTACCCCGAGTCGGCGAACTACGCCACGCCGTTCCACTCGAAGTTCCTGCTGGTCAAGGGCGGCTACGACGACGGGTCCGGCAAGGTCAACAACCGCAAGATCCTCTGGACGGGCAGCCACAACTACACGTTCAACTCGCTGCGATACAGCGACGAGGCGTTCGTCAAGCTCGAGGACCCGGCGGTGTTCGACGACTACGAGAACTTCTTCAAGTCGGCTCTGCCCGGCGCGACCTGCACCTGGATCGAGGGAAGCTGGTCCGCCGCCGGCTGCAACTGA
- a CDS encoding MFS transporter gives MTTTPVSQGSDQRERRATRAGGLLPADPVLRAATVLTAVNSLGNGLYFPLGILYFTRIIGLDATAVGLGMTVAGLVGVVSGVPAGRAADRWGARRIGAVLWGGTGLATAAYALVHSYAGFLVTAVCATGLMTASRAVQGAVYADVLPAATRVEARAYLRMVTNVGMGLGGTLGAVALQLDTRGAYITVILLNALSFAGPALLLPRLPLASHVRERTAPDAAAPADGRWRAVRDLPFLAVTVLNAVLVVQYTLSEVGLPLWIVERTQAPRWTAALLMVVNCVLVALLQVRAARRASQVPSAVRAMGWSGLLLAAACAVYALSAGLSPVWAVLSLTAGAVVQVFAEVLSAAGGWTLGYELADARAHGVYQGVFGAGMSAGMMAGPSLVTVTAIAHGTVGWAVLGVLFAVAGLAVSPAVRWAARDGAWRGESVPEPLAGSAH, from the coding sequence ATGACCACGACACCAGTCTCACAAGGCTCCGACCAGCGGGAAAGACGCGCCACTCGCGCGGGAGGACTGCTTCCCGCCGATCCGGTGCTGCGCGCCGCCACCGTGCTGACCGCCGTCAACTCCCTGGGCAACGGCCTGTACTTCCCGCTCGGCATCCTGTACTTCACGCGCATCATCGGCCTCGACGCGACCGCGGTCGGGCTCGGCATGACGGTAGCCGGTCTGGTGGGGGTGGTCTCCGGGGTGCCGGCCGGACGGGCCGCGGACCGCTGGGGCGCCCGCCGGATCGGCGCGGTGCTGTGGGGTGGCACGGGCCTCGCCACGGCCGCGTACGCCCTGGTGCACTCCTACGCCGGGTTCCTCGTGACGGCCGTCTGCGCGACGGGCCTGATGACCGCGAGCCGCGCGGTGCAGGGCGCGGTGTACGCCGACGTGCTGCCCGCGGCGACCCGGGTGGAGGCACGGGCGTACCTCCGCATGGTGACCAACGTGGGAATGGGGCTGGGCGGAACGCTGGGCGCGGTAGCGCTCCAACTGGACACGCGGGGCGCCTACATCACGGTCATCCTGCTGAACGCACTGTCGTTCGCGGGTCCGGCGCTGCTGCTGCCGCGGCTGCCGCTGGCCTCGCATGTGCGTGAGCGCACGGCGCCGGACGCCGCTGCCCCGGCCGACGGCCGCTGGCGGGCCGTGCGCGACCTGCCGTTCCTCGCGGTGACCGTGCTGAACGCGGTGCTGGTGGTGCAGTACACGCTGTCGGAGGTCGGGCTGCCGCTGTGGATCGTGGAGCGGACACAGGCACCGCGCTGGACGGCGGCACTGCTGATGGTCGTCAACTGTGTGCTGGTGGCGCTCCTCCAGGTACGGGCCGCCCGCCGCGCCTCCCAAGTGCCCAGTGCCGTAAGGGCGATGGGCTGGTCGGGACTGCTGCTCGCGGCGGCCTGCGCGGTGTACGCCCTGTCCGCGGGCCTGTCCCCGGTGTGGGCGGTGCTGTCGCTGACGGCGGGGGCGGTGGTGCAGGTCTTCGCCGAGGTGCTGTCGGCGGCCGGCGGCTGGACCCTGGGCTACGAGCTGGCCGACGCCCGCGCGCACGGTGTCTACCAGGGTGTGTTCGGCGCCGGCATGTCGGCGGGGATGATGGCGGGACCCTCGCTGGTCACGGTCACCGCGATCGCCCACGGCACGGTCGGGTGGGCCGTGCTCGGCGTGCTGTTCGCCGTGGCCGGCCTCGCCGTGTCGCCCGCCGTGCGCTGGGCCGCGCGCGACGGCGCGTGGCGGGGCGAGTCGGTCCCCGAGCCGCTCGCCGGCTCAGCGCACTGA
- a CDS encoding ribonuclease BN has product MKQWRRGLHRAWEWIALSTLLRRGKELELLHRAMGFATLALVTLAPLLIVVAAADPLVRGGFSSWLADGMGLSGKSARILTDIFSPPHEVIGTISAWSVVLLALFGVSFASSVQNGYERIWNLAAGPWHRVWRQTTWLVVLMAYLYQEVQTKTTMYGIQRFVVTTVSTVLFFWWGPRFLLGSQVRWRDLLPGALATIVGLAGLRAFSELVFAPLIVTNALSYGAVGTVLVVESWLVGVGFVVYGGALFGRWFCEHHWIPSHHR; this is encoded by the coding sequence GTGAAGCAGTGGCGTCGCGGCCTCCACCGCGCCTGGGAGTGGATCGCGCTGTCCACCCTGCTCAGGCGGGGCAAGGAGCTGGAGCTGCTGCACCGGGCCATGGGGTTCGCCACGCTGGCCCTGGTCACGCTCGCCCCGCTGCTGATCGTGGTCGCCGCCGCGGATCCGCTGGTGCGGGGAGGTTTCTCGTCATGGCTCGCGGACGGGATGGGGCTGTCCGGGAAGTCCGCCCGGATCCTCACCGACATCTTCAGCCCCCCGCACGAGGTCATCGGCACCATCAGCGCGTGGAGCGTGGTCCTTCTCGCCCTGTTCGGGGTGTCCTTCGCGAGCAGTGTGCAGAACGGCTACGAGCGGATCTGGAACCTGGCCGCGGGCCCGTGGCACCGGGTGTGGCGGCAGACGACCTGGCTGGTGGTGCTGATGGCCTACCTGTACCAGGAGGTGCAGACGAAGACGACGATGTACGGGATCCAGCGGTTCGTGGTGACCACGGTGAGCACGGTGCTGTTCTTCTGGTGGGGGCCGCGTTTCCTGCTGGGGAGCCAGGTCCGCTGGCGCGACCTGCTGCCGGGTGCCCTCGCCACCATCGTGGGCCTGGCGGGTCTGCGCGCGTTCTCCGAACTCGTCTTCGCGCCGCTGATCGTCACCAACGCGCTGAGCTACGGCGCGGTCGGCACCGTGCTGGTGGTGGAGTCGTGGCTGGTCGGCGTCGGGTTCGTCGTGTACGGGGGCGCGCTGTTCGGCCGCTGGTTCTGCGAGCACCACTGGATACCGTCCCACCACCGGTAG
- a CDS encoding SpoIIE family protein phosphatase: MESARKGFDASTDAAAVITARGVVTGWTRGAEDLFGLPAQDVVGRPASRLLAEDPARAARVADRCRAGAGWSGLVAVRHGDGHRMDVDLRVSAAFRIGADECFLVSARDPCAQWQVDGSVLEGFLACAPVGMAVMDPGLRYVWVNETLERFGGVPREQRLGRRLSELLPGIQADALEGRMRKVLATGEPVLDYEYVGWSWADPHRRRAYSTSFFPLTDGGDSVSGVCYMVSDVTERWNARRLLTLVNEAGTSIGTTLDVLRTAQELADFAVPRFADYVVVDLLERVLSSEGHGAWLTDAGPAPARTAMRRAGMRAVRGGCPGAFVGVGEMADFVPASYAADLLGHGDPVLIPVLDPPDGQGAAEQPLRIARIREYGLHSLILVPMRARDTALGLTSFFRSLNRVAFGPDDVLLARELVARAAVCVDNARRYTREHTAAVTLQRSLLPHALKGGTALEVASSYRPADPTDGVGGDWFDVIPLSGARVGLVVGDVVGHGVTAAASMGRLRTAVQTLADMEMPPDELLAHLDDLVLRLSDESGDGDPAARATATFTGATCLYAVYDPVTGRCAMARAGHPPPVVVTPDGRVSFPEIPAGPPLGLGGMGFEATEIELGENTLLGLYTDGLVEGADHDMEHGMTRLGQVLTDTGADLTTLCDSAVRQLVPVPQPDDIALLLARTHRLGPGRIASWDVPADPAAVGHVRAGATRQVEEWGLGALAMTTELVVSELVTNAIRYATPPIRLRLLLDARLTCEISDRSSTAPRLRHARSTDEGGRGLFLVAQLAHRWGARYTADGKIIWAEQELP, translated from the coding sequence ATGGAATCTGCGCGGAAGGGCTTCGACGCGTCGACCGACGCGGCGGCGGTGATCACGGCACGGGGCGTGGTGACCGGCTGGACCCGGGGCGCGGAGGACCTGTTCGGGCTCCCCGCCCAGGACGTCGTCGGCCGTCCCGCCTCCCGCCTGCTGGCCGAGGACCCGGCACGTGCCGCCCGCGTCGCGGACCGCTGCCGCGCCGGAGCGGGCTGGAGCGGGCTCGTCGCCGTACGCCACGGCGACGGCCACCGCATGGACGTCGACCTGCGGGTCTCGGCGGCCTTCCGTATCGGCGCGGACGAGTGCTTCCTGGTCTCCGCACGCGATCCGTGCGCGCAGTGGCAGGTGGACGGCTCCGTCCTGGAGGGGTTCCTGGCCTGCGCACCGGTCGGTATGGCCGTCATGGACCCGGGGCTGCGCTATGTCTGGGTGAACGAGACGCTGGAACGCTTCGGCGGCGTCCCCCGCGAGCAGCGGCTGGGCCGCAGGCTGAGCGAACTGCTGCCCGGGATCCAGGCCGACGCCCTGGAGGGGCGGATGCGCAAGGTACTGGCCACCGGGGAACCGGTGCTCGACTACGAGTACGTCGGCTGGAGCTGGGCCGACCCGCACCGCCGGCGCGCGTACTCCACCTCGTTCTTCCCGCTGACGGACGGCGGCGACTCCGTCTCCGGGGTCTGCTACATGGTCTCGGACGTCACCGAGCGCTGGAACGCGCGCCGGCTGCTGACCCTGGTGAACGAGGCCGGCACCAGCATCGGCACGACCCTCGACGTGCTGCGCACCGCCCAGGAACTCGCCGACTTCGCCGTACCCCGCTTCGCCGACTACGTCGTCGTCGACCTCCTGGAGCGCGTGCTCAGCAGCGAGGGTCACGGGGCGTGGCTGACCGACGCGGGACCCGCCCCCGCCAGGACGGCGATGCGCCGCGCGGGCATGCGCGCGGTGCGCGGCGGCTGCCCCGGGGCGTTCGTCGGGGTCGGTGAGATGGCGGACTTCGTACCCGCCTCCTACGCCGCCGACCTGCTCGGCCACGGGGACCCCGTCCTCATCCCGGTCCTCGACCCACCTGACGGTCAGGGCGCGGCCGAGCAGCCCCTGCGGATCGCCCGCATCCGCGAGTACGGCCTGCACTCCCTGATCCTGGTACCGATGCGTGCCCGCGACACCGCCCTCGGCCTGACCTCGTTCTTCCGCTCGCTCAACCGGGTCGCGTTCGGACCCGACGACGTCCTGCTCGCCCGGGAACTGGTGGCGCGGGCGGCGGTCTGCGTGGACAACGCCCGCCGCTACACCCGGGAGCACACCGCGGCGGTCACCCTCCAGCGCAGCCTGCTGCCGCATGCCCTGAAGGGCGGTACGGCCCTGGAGGTGGCCTCCTCCTACCGGCCGGCCGACCCGACCGACGGGGTCGGCGGCGACTGGTTCGACGTGATCCCCCTGTCCGGGGCACGGGTGGGCCTCGTCGTCGGTGACGTGGTGGGTCACGGCGTCACCGCGGCGGCCAGCATGGGCCGGCTGCGCACGGCGGTCCAGACCCTCGCCGACATGGAGATGCCCCCCGACGAACTCCTCGCCCACCTCGACGACCTCGTGCTGCGACTGAGCGACGAATCCGGCGACGGCGACCCCGCCGCCCGCGCCACCGCCACCTTCACCGGCGCGACCTGCCTGTACGCCGTGTACGACCCCGTCACCGGCCGGTGTGCCATGGCCCGGGCCGGCCATCCGCCGCCCGTCGTCGTCACACCCGACGGACGTGTGAGCTTCCCCGAGATCCCCGCCGGACCGCCCCTCGGCCTCGGCGGCATGGGCTTCGAGGCCACCGAGATCGAGCTGGGCGAGAACACCCTGCTCGGCCTCTACACCGACGGCCTCGTCGAGGGAGCCGACCACGACATGGAGCACGGCATGACCCGCCTGGGCCAGGTGCTCACCGACACCGGCGCCGACCTCACCACCCTGTGCGACTCAGCCGTACGGCAGCTCGTGCCCGTGCCGCAGCCCGACGACATCGCGCTCCTGCTGGCCCGCACCCACCGTCTCGGACCGGGCCGCATCGCCTCCTGGGACGTGCCGGCGGACCCGGCCGCCGTGGGCCACGTCCGCGCCGGGGCGACCCGCCAGGTCGAGGAGTGGGGCCTGGGCGCGCTGGCCATGACCACGGAACTCGTCGTCAGCGAGCTGGTCACCAACGCGATCCGCTACGCCACACCTCCCATCCGGCTACGGCTCCTCCTCGACGCCCGGCTGACCTGCGAGATCTCCGACCGCAGCAGCACCGCCCCGCGGCTGAGGCACGCCCGCAGCACCGACGAGGGCGGCCGCGGTCTCTTCCTCGTGGCCCAGCTCGCCCACCGCTGGGGAGCCCGCTACACCGCCGACGGAAAGATCATCTGGGCCGAGCAGGAACTGCCCTGA
- a CDS encoding glutamate--cysteine ligase — MGRDVPALVFTREDRRRYRIKMQECLDAFAQMLRESRFEAERPQVGLEIELNLVDGEAEPVMRNTDVLEAIADPAWSTELGRFNLEINVPPRRLTAGGPDAWEEEIRAALNHAEERARSVGARLMMTGILPTLRQEDIGEESLSENPRYHLLNDQVFAARGEDLHIEIDGVDRLRTYADTITPEAACTSTQFHLQVSPENFAPYWNAAQSIAGVQVALAANSPFLFGKELWHETRIPLFEQATDTRPEEIKVQGVRPRVWFGERWINSVFDLFEENLRYFPALLPLCDEQDPVETLDRGDVPELSELTLHNGTIYRWNRPVYAVVHDRPHVRVENRVLPAGPTVADVLANGAFYYGLTRALVEEDRPVWSRMSFAAAEDNLHTAARHGIEARLYWPGMGEVPVPELVLRRLLPLAHQGLERSGMDAAWREPLLGIIEQRCVAARNGAVWQKEMFHRIEASTRAGRHEALRRMTELYMDYMHLNAPVHTWPVD, encoded by the coding sequence ATGGGGCGTGACGTCCCGGCGCTCGTCTTCACCCGCGAGGACCGCCGCCGGTACCGGATCAAGATGCAGGAGTGCCTCGACGCGTTCGCGCAGATGCTGCGCGAGTCACGGTTCGAGGCCGAACGGCCGCAGGTGGGACTGGAGATCGAGCTGAACCTGGTGGACGGCGAGGCGGAGCCGGTGATGCGCAACACCGACGTGCTGGAGGCGATCGCGGACCCCGCCTGGTCCACCGAACTCGGCCGGTTCAACCTGGAGATCAACGTTCCGCCGCGCCGGCTGACGGCGGGCGGTCCGGACGCCTGGGAGGAGGAGATACGGGCCGCGCTCAACCACGCGGAGGAGCGCGCCCGGTCGGTCGGCGCGCGTCTGATGATGACCGGCATCCTGCCCACGCTGCGACAGGAGGACATCGGCGAGGAGTCGCTCTCGGAGAACCCGCGCTATCACCTGCTCAACGACCAGGTCTTCGCGGCCCGGGGCGAGGACCTGCACATCGAGATCGACGGCGTCGACCGGCTGCGGACGTACGCGGACACGATCACCCCGGAGGCCGCGTGCACGAGCACCCAGTTCCATCTCCAGGTGTCCCCGGAGAACTTCGCCCCCTACTGGAACGCGGCGCAGTCCATCGCCGGGGTACAGGTGGCGCTGGCGGCCAACTCGCCTTTCCTGTTCGGCAAGGAGCTGTGGCACGAGACCCGGATCCCGCTGTTCGAGCAGGCGACCGACACCCGCCCGGAGGAGATCAAGGTCCAGGGAGTCAGGCCCCGGGTGTGGTTCGGGGAGCGCTGGATCAACAGCGTCTTCGACCTGTTCGAGGAGAACCTGCGCTACTTTCCCGCCCTGTTGCCGCTGTGCGACGAGCAGGACCCCGTGGAGACGCTGGACCGGGGTGACGTGCCCGAGCTGTCCGAACTCACCTTGCACAACGGCACGATCTACCGCTGGAACCGCCCGGTCTACGCGGTCGTCCACGACCGGCCGCACGTGCGCGTGGAGAACAGGGTGCTGCCCGCCGGGCCGACCGTCGCGGACGTCCTGGCCAACGGCGCCTTCTACTACGGCCTCACGCGCGCCCTGGTGGAGGAGGACCGGCCGGTGTGGTCGCGGATGTCGTTCGCCGCGGCCGAGGACAACCTGCACACGGCGGCCCGGCACGGCATCGAGGCCCGCCTGTACTGGCCGGGGATGGGCGAGGTGCCGGTGCCCGAACTGGTGCTCAGGCGGCTGCTGCCGCTGGCGCACCAGGGTCTTGAGCGCTCCGGCATGGACGCGGCGTGGCGCGAGCCGCTGCTCGGCATCATCGAGCAGCGCTGTGTCGCCGCCCGCAACGGGGCCGTCTGGCAGAAGGAGATGTTCCACCGCATCGAGGCGTCCACCCGCGCCGGCCGCCACGAGGCCCTGCGGCGGATGACGGAGCTGTACATGGACTACATGCACCTCAACGCCCCGGTGCACACCTGGCCCGTCGACTGA
- a CDS encoding DUF6215 domain-containing protein, whose protein sequence is MTDGSASEKGHNAGVQAVVAVLVVGGALGGLWAQGELQGNTGDKGPATCSHDDRRVSRHVSGHRLCTALNRPNLPVLLGAPDETAQTANGSSSSFALPDGTKVTTPTAEVDTQTFSVQLTAPDDRAPVAETAGLMGMSAQKTTLLGHPAVLYSDHTIAIRFSLGGGDTDADTSTGGIARHLLVARDREDGGGSYELALWRQDNGTPDDAALLRVAEQVLPRVPGWAAG, encoded by the coding sequence ATGACCGACGGTTCGGCGTCCGAGAAGGGTCACAACGCCGGGGTCCAGGCCGTCGTGGCGGTACTGGTGGTCGGGGGCGCGCTCGGGGGTCTGTGGGCACAGGGCGAACTTCAGGGGAACACCGGTGACAAGGGGCCGGCCACGTGCTCGCACGACGACCGCCGGGTGTCCCGGCACGTCTCCGGGCACCGGCTGTGCACGGCGCTGAACCGCCCGAATCTGCCGGTGCTCCTCGGAGCGCCGGACGAGACCGCGCAGACGGCGAACGGTTCGTCCTCCTCCTTCGCCCTCCCCGACGGCACCAAGGTCACCACCCCCACGGCGGAGGTCGACACGCAGACCTTCTCCGTGCAGCTCACGGCGCCGGACGACCGTGCTCCCGTCGCCGAGACGGCCGGTCTCATGGGCATGAGCGCGCAGAAGACGACGCTGCTCGGTCACCCCGCGGTGCTGTACTCGGACCACACGATCGCCATCCGTTTCTCGCTGGGCGGCGGCGACACCGACGCCGACACCAGTACCGGCGGCATAGCCCGCCATCTGCTGGTCGCCAGGGACCGCGAGGACGGCGGCGGTTCGTACGAGCTCGCCCTGTGGCGCCAGGACAACGGGACGCCCGACGACGCGGCGCTGCTGCGCGTCGCCGAGCAGGTGCTGCCCAGGGTCCCCGGCTGGGCGGCCGGCTGA